One Deltaproteobacteria bacterium DNA window includes the following coding sequences:
- a CDS encoding DUF2442 domain-containing protein: MKKWGNKIKKVIAADAEKLIVKLAYDDGTKIEVSLANIFAQPRGLAAEVMRGGLFERCYVESGALAWLNGLELCPDALLMDYATPVKQTRVSRRASR; encoded by the coding sequence ATGAAAAAATGGGGCAATAAAATTAAAAAAGTTATCGCGGCTGATGCTGAGAAACTAATAGTTAAATTAGCTTATGATGATGGAACTAAGATTGAAGTATCGTTAGCAAATATATTTGCGCAACCGCGTGGTTTAGCTGCTGAGGTTATGCGTGGCGGCTTGTTTGAACGTTGTTATGTTGAATCAGGTGCATTGGCGTGGCTTAACGGTCTTGAGTTATGCCCTGATGCTTTGTTGATGGACTATGCAACACCAGTCAAACAAACTCGTGTTTCGCGTCGAGCGAGTCGCTAA
- a CDS encoding DsrE family protein, translating into MKIGIIIETKEPEKAWNAFRFATTARKQEHEVKVFLMGEAVECEGLHHEKFNVDDQLATFCDAGGEILACGSCLKTRQMSASDACPISTMVDCLNVVLWADKTVTF; encoded by the coding sequence ATGAAAATCGGAATTATAATTGAAACCAAAGAACCAGAAAAAGCGTGGAATGCTTTTCGTTTTGCAACAACGGCCCGTAAGCAAGAACACGAAGTTAAAGTGTTTCTAATGGGTGAAGCAGTTGAATGTGAAGGATTACATCACGAAAAATTCAATGTTGATGACCAACTTGCGACATTTTGTGATGCTGGTGGTGAAATTCTTGCTTGTGGTTCTTGTTTGAAAACAAGACAGATGAGCGCAAGTGACGCTTGCCCGATCTCAACAATGGTTGATTGTCTTAATGTTGTATTATGGGCAGATAAAACGGTTACGTTTTAA
- a CDS encoding CotH kinase family protein gives MLLQIYDSPLYDNTPLSINRTTELRAQVFVAGIPIGKPYTAVYIASTIDVNIDLPIIVLDNFGAGQLSTENREFVPAIIMSFSLNNGKASLSSTPEVATRAGIHIRGQSSASFEKTPYRVEFWDDNNEDQDIAILGMPAESDWVLRGPYADKALVRDAIAYDFGCDMGMQAPRYVFCELYVNVNSRPLNEDDYMGVYLLVETIKNAKRRLDLKQLRENDVTLPDIMGGYIIKFEWKIDKYDEPMLNCFSSSNCWNYLLIHDPNPIASQQLNWILNYIHEFNDSLYSPTFADETVGYHAYINVESFVDQIIINELTRELDSYIRSAYFDKDRYTKLFAGPLWDYNLIFGVGGYFNNEKTSGWQYEQIRQDHANYWIPKLLTDPAFFNRVVARWKVLRQGLLSDNALDQRIAELTEPLADGAKRNFKRWPNFSSEYIYIFKTPTNNTWEGQVGYMRDWLIQRAAWLDTQWKQNLINYCFSSK, from the coding sequence ATGCTACTGCAAATATATGATTCACCTCTATATGACAATACACCATTAAGCATTAATCGTACTACCGAGCTACGGGCTCAAGTTTTTGTCGCTGGTATTCCTATTGGAAAACCCTATACTGCTGTATATATTGCTAGTACCATCGACGTTAATATTGATCTACCAATTATCGTGCTTGATAACTTTGGTGCTGGGCAACTAAGCACCGAAAACCGCGAGTTCGTTCCAGCTATAATTATGTCTTTCTCTCTTAATAACGGCAAAGCTTCATTGTCTTCAACACCAGAAGTGGCGACTCGCGCTGGAATCCATATCCGAGGCCAGTCCTCAGCTTCGTTTGAAAAGACTCCATATCGTGTAGAGTTTTGGGATGATAATAATGAAGACCAAGACATAGCTATTCTTGGTATGCCTGCAGAATCGGACTGGGTACTACGTGGACCTTATGCTGACAAAGCACTCGTTCGTGACGCAATCGCCTACGATTTTGGGTGCGATATGGGTATGCAAGCGCCAAGGTATGTATTCTGTGAGCTATATGTAAATGTCAACTCACGTCCCTTAAATGAAGACGACTACATGGGTGTTTATCTTTTAGTCGAAACTATAAAGAATGCTAAAAGGCGCCTCGACCTTAAACAGTTGCGAGAGAATGATGTCACCTTACCCGATATTATGGGTGGTTACATTATTAAATTCGAGTGGAAGATTGATAAATACGATGAGCCAATGTTGAATTGTTTCAGTTCGTCAAACTGTTGGAACTATCTCCTCATCCATGATCCAAATCCAATAGCTTCACAACAATTGAACTGGATCTTAAATTACATTCATGAGTTTAATGACTCGCTTTACTCACCCACTTTCGCTGATGAAACTGTCGGCTACCATGCATATATCAATGTCGAATCGTTTGTAGATCAAATAATCATCAACGAGCTTACCCGAGAGTTGGACTCTTACATTCGTAGCGCCTACTTTGATAAAGACCGATACACCAAGCTTTTTGCTGGCCCCCTTTGGGACTATAATCTCATCTTTGGTGTCGGTGGATACTTTAACAATGAAAAGACTTCTGGGTGGCAGTATGAACAAATACGGCAAGACCACGCCAATTATTGGATACCAAAGTTGCTTACTGATCCTGCATTTTTCAACCGAGTTGTTGCTCGATGGAAGGTATTACGGCAGGGTCTTCTTTCGGATAATGCGCTTGATCAAAGGATTGCTGAATTAACCGAGCCCCTTGCCGATGGCGCTAAGCGTAATTTTAAACGTTGGCCCAATTTTTCTAGCGAATATATTTATATTTTTAAAACTCCGACGAATAACACTTGGGAAGGTCAAGTAGGATATATGCGTGACTGGTTGATACAGCGGGCTGCATGGCTTGATACTCAGTGGAAGCAAAACTTGATAAATTACTGCTTCTCCTCGAAATAA
- a CDS encoding serpin family protein, which produces MQILVKDINALTFDVFNQLQSAPGNLIASPLSVSIALAMTYTGAQGVTEAQMADALHFTLPQTKLHAAMNTLERTLANRGDNSISDKSSFTLKLANSLWLDIRLQVLATFLDGLALNYGAGVQLLDFFEAEAAANSINRWVSDKTNVKIPTLLTPNDVEGTLMALVNTIYFKAHWKNLFDTKNTTELPFILNDGTEINVPMMQQTHIMGYAQGDGYQIVQLMYEGNEVAMILIVPDAPEVSDRTNDISHFTQLSNQINADFIDAAVSQLQSHQVNLTLPKWHASTYLKLRTVLEALGMHEAFTQQADFSGMTGSKDLYIDSVIHQADISVDEYGTEAVAATVVMMAPTSLPPDETVTLNINRPFFYVICDLDTGSILFIGRVSNPAE; this is translated from the coding sequence ATGCAGATACTCGTTAAAGATATCAATGCACTAACTTTCGATGTCTTTAATCAACTCCAATCAGCGCCAGGTAACCTTATCGCATCACCCCTAAGCGTTTCGATTGCTTTAGCAATGACCTATACCGGGGCTCAGGGCGTAACTGAAGCCCAAATGGCAGATGCCCTGCATTTCACTCTGCCCCAGACAAAGTTGCATGCTGCCATGAACACGCTCGAACGTACGTTGGCAAATCGCGGTGACAATAGCATTTCAGACAAGAGTTCGTTTACACTTAAATTGGCGAATTCGCTTTGGCTCGATATACGCCTGCAAGTACTTGCTACATTTCTTGATGGTCTAGCACTCAACTATGGCGCCGGAGTGCAACTCTTAGATTTTTTTGAAGCGGAGGCAGCAGCCAACTCAATTAATCGTTGGGTTAGTGATAAAACCAACGTAAAAATACCAACGCTGCTGACACCAAATGATGTCGAGGGCACTTTAATGGCCTTAGTTAATACCATCTACTTTAAAGCGCACTGGAAGAACCTTTTTGATACGAAAAATACAACCGAGCTCCCCTTTATTTTGAACGATGGTACTGAAATCAATGTGCCTATGATGCAGCAGACCCATATCATGGGATATGCGCAAGGTGATGGGTATCAAATTGTGCAACTTATGTATGAAGGTAATGAGGTTGCGATGATACTTATTGTCCCCGATGCCCCCGAGGTCTCTGACAGAACCAATGATATTAGCCATTTTACACAACTTAGCAACCAGATTAATGCTGATTTTATCGATGCTGCGGTATCTCAGTTGCAATCACATCAGGTCAATTTGACTCTACCGAAATGGCATGCCTCGACATACTTAAAACTACGTACAGTCCTCGAAGCTTTAGGTATGCATGAGGCATTTACCCAACAGGCAGATTTCTCAGGAATGACCGGTAGCAAAGATTTATATATCGACAGTGTAATTCATCAAGCAGACATTAGTGTTGATGAATATGGCACCGAAGCAGTTGCAGCTACTGTGGTGATGATGGCGCCAACCTCTTTGCCTCCTGATGAAACCGTAACCCTTAATATCAACCGGCCATTTTTCTACGTTATCTGTGACCTCGACACCGGCAGCATTTTATTTATTGGCAGGGTTTCTAATCCCGCTGAATGA